The genomic window GTTCTGTTAGAACAATTACTGTGGACAAATTTTATTTGTAGACTCTGGAACTGAGCTACTTTAAGTAAGCCTCTCTGTGCAATCTACAAGACCATGGCTAGAAAACTGAAACTCACAAGTGCGTGCCCAAGCGCCCTCATCtctgaaatctttaataaatgcaGAGGAAGAGATCTGAATGCCATTTCATGAAGATGATATTGCGGCAGAAAGCCTCAGTGTAGATGACAGAAGTGATACCGACTACAGCAAGAAAGAATATTAATAATCTGTGCTGCAGTCTGTGTCAGTTCCAGATTCCAAACTAAATTTGTCCCCAGTATTTTATGCTGCATGACATACTAAGATGGCTGCATAGCACGCCCAACTGATTCTCTGATCTTGTTCTAGGGAGATCCAACTTTTGGTTCATAATTCACCCGCATCGACAGTTTACTCATAGTAGCAAGGCAGTGATAGCAACATCCTGGAAATGGCTGAGAACCATTTTAATATCACCCTGGTATGAATGTGTAGGAGTTTTAGTATGCCTAACAAAACTTGCATATAATAAGTTTATTGAAATGTGGAGTTTGTTTATAAATTTGTAGAACATGAAATGTCAAAATAATATGTACCTATGTAACTCTATGTATTATTTTCATTGATATAATGCCTAACCAatattgttgctggttttttaaaattaaaggtaggattatttgtattttactattattattattattattattattattattattattattattattattattattattatttaaaggaatTTACCCTCAATGTTTTTTCTTCCCAATGTTCCATGGCTTTCCATTTACTTGCCACACATTTTAGGATCTTGTAGTAGGATGGAAGTAGACACATCACTATTCGCTGCCTAATTCTAAATTAATTGCAGAATCAATTGACCTTTTACCCTTTAGGTAGCAAAATAACAAAAACCCTGAAACTTCTGTAATGAGAATGCCAGCTAATTTTGCACAACGAACAGAAATGGCTGTAAACTGGCACTGTAATTGCTCTGGCAATGCTCCTGTTAAACACTCAGATTTGGGTTTAGACCCATGTAACACAATAAGGCGATCTCTGAAAACTCGCACCAGTTCTATCAATATTTCTAATTAAGCAAGTATTTGGCATTGTAGGGCTAATGCATTCTGTCAACAGAAGGATTtccgcttgtgcaatggaactctctctcttcttcccctgTGCGCCTCCTAAAACTGTTGTTGGGTTTCCCTCAACCCTCTGAAGGTTTGGGGAAGAAGCATGGTGCAcgtggggagagaagaggaggggaaagctcTCTTGCACAAGTGGGAATCATTGCACTAAAGGAATGTTGGATGCTGcccttggtcctgaatggagaAGCATAGAGGTGTTGCCACCCTCTAAACCAGCCTTtcacaacctgtgggtccccagatgttgttgaactacaactcccatcacccctagctagcaaggccagagctcagggatgatgggagctatagtccaacaacatctggggacccacatgttgagaaccactgctctaaacaTCTCTACAGCACCACAACATGTGTATAATGCTTAAATAGCCAAAGCTTCTCTTCCTGATGAGATAACAATCTTGGCATGGACCCTTGGACCATTAGTTCACTTCCCACAGATGGAAATAGGAAATTTTGTAATTTTAGAAATACAAAATGGGTTTTCACCATAAAAGCAAAATTAAGCTTCTGTCATTGGGCCCTTTCAGAGGTCCAGAGAGACTGGGGCTACTTCCAGCTTTTTCTTATGAGTAGTTTGTTTATATGATCAGCTAAACTGAGAAGACATGTTCACCACTGGGTAACCTTGTGTCATCATGtcctatgcatttttattaatatttaggAACATTTTTAACACTTTAATTTGGCAAATTCTGCATCAgttgacgacgacaacaacaacaaaagaaagtcTTTGTACCAAATCACATCTCTTATTTGCTTAAAGTCGCAACCAAAAGTTAAAAGTATCTGCTTGCCACATTTGGATCTgctgtgaattaaaaaaaattgcaaaactGATCAAAAGCTAAAATTTGAGTTTCCCTTTCAGTTTGAGGTCCAGGCGAAATGAGCCTTCCAGACCCTCCCTCTGATCAGCCCTCTCTGTGTCATCTAAATTTCCCAATGTACTGTACGTTTCAAGTAAAGAAAAAACATGGTTGTAAGGGTGACCTTTAgactaaatgaaataaataaataaataaataaataaataaataaataggggggAAACTGCTGCAACAGCCATTCCTTGGCTATATTAAACTCTTCACCAAAAAGATTCCCCCATGTCAAAAGTGCATACTGATGGAACAAGTTGTCTTGATTTTACGATGAACATAATTTTTAGGCTTCATCACAACAGTATGCTGAAAAAAGTGCAAATGCCTTAAACTATGTTAGTACTCACCAAGTCCAGCCATGCTTGTTTGACATGGAGTATTTTTCCATGATGGCAGTAAGACGAAGCAGGGAAAATTTTTGCAGCAGATTTAACTGAGCAGCTGACTGACTGCTGATCTGCAGTGATCCTATGGCATGGCACAGTTGGTGAGAGATCTGAAAACTGTGCCAACGTAATCGCCTTTAGACAAACAAAGTAAAAAGCAACAGAATAAGATGTTTGATTATGGTGCTATGTTTGAGGCCTCTGAGAGATTTGCATCTGCAAGTATACAATATTTCCTTCTGCCGTCCATCCATACTGGTTGTTTCTAGAGACTACTCTCCACATTTAACTAACATAAAAACAACCCATTTGAAAAAGTCTATATGTCTGAGAAACATTACAGGTATGATTAACGTTCATAAAGTACAAAATTGCAATTTACTTTTGCTCTAGTGCATCCCATTCACAAAGAGGGTGCTGCATCATCATGACCACATGGTATAATCCAAAaactctatatcatctatctatctatctatctatctatctatctatctatctatctatctatcatctatctatctatctatctatctatctatctatctatctctatctatctatctatctatctatctatcatctatctatctatctatctatctatctatctatctatctatctatctattatctatctatctatctatctatcatctatcatctatcatctttgGAACTTTGGAACATGAAGCAGGATTTTCAAACCTATATCCAATTATTTTGAAGGGTACAAACCTGTTTGGCCTTGTAAGAGATGCTCCAACACCAGAATCTCTTCTGTCCCTAACACCTGTAGCTTCTGATTCATTGAGAGATGTCCCATCTCTGTCCATATCACTAGGGGTCGTCCGGCCATCCGATACAGAGTTCTGTTCAAAGTCTAATGCAATCTTGACTGGTGACCGGAATGATAAAGATCCACATTCACCAATGGATAGATCGTTGTTCTTCAGCTCTGGCAATATGTTTTTGGACCAGTCGTCTACGGATTCTTGAAGCCCATTGACCTGCTGCAAAATGTCATCCAGATGAGGAAAGAGATTTTCCCTTTCCAAATCTAGAAGGTCTCCAGTACTGGCATATAAGTGAGAACCTGGAACGTTGTCATAAATGCTAACTCGGCTCTCCTTTGGACAGATAGCAAGGGGATTGGACTCTTTGGGTGTCGAGCACTTCTGATTGCTTAGAGACATGCTGCCTGTCCTCCAGTTCACGCGGTTGCTGCTATCTGTAGGGGAGAGGCTTTCTATGGAAAGTGCCTTGGGAAACGTTCCAGGTTTGTGGTCCTTCGGAATATGGACAACTAGGTTCTCCTGGGAATGAAATTCATTTCTACGATTCTGATCTATCACTTGCCTCAGTGCTGCTCCTGCAAGAACATCCAGGTCCTCCAGGTACATGCCGCCTCGTTTATTTGATTCATGGTATTTCCGTTCCTTTAAGGAGGGAGTACTTATGCCACTACTGCTAATCTCTGACTGGCTACTTTCACTGCTGGATTTAGCAGAGAAGGGAAACGTTTGCTTGACTGCGTTTTGAGATGCTATGTTCTGGAGGTTTCCATTCCCAATTTGGACGCATTGCATATCCTTTAGGGCTTTTGGCTCATGCTGAAGAACAGGTCTGCCTATCACTAAGTTACTAGTCCTTGTGGAGCCTTTCAATTTTCCATGTGCCCCTTTGGCTTTGAGTGTCTCCATACGCTTCAGAAAGGTTTTAGCTCTGGTCCGTGTTGGTTTTTCATTGCCGAGGTGATGAGAGTCTTCTGGAGGATGGTAAGGGGTGGTGCCAACTGAGGTGGAGTTATGCAAAAGAGTGTTTTCTACACAATATTGTCCTGAACAGTCAAATGTCTCCCTGAGAAGGTTGCTGGCTCCAGAATGACTCCGATGGTCGCTTCCCCCACTACTCTCGCTGTGAATAGATGAGACGTCAGGCTCACTCAGGTCAGTAAGCACACTTTCACTGCTGGTGGTGATTTTCATTTTAATGTCCCCCAAGGACCCATGCTTGTCTGACTGATGAAGTAAGGTGTCAATGTCGTCCACCCGAGACCATCTGCGGCTCGTCCTTTGGAAAGTCCATTTGTTACTGATGGCACAAAGGTCTTCTTCATCAGAGTCTTCACTCTGAAAAACAGCACATAGATAAATAGAATGTCTTTCCCCTCTTAGCGTTATAGACTTAAAAATAACTGGGATGCAGATAAAGTTAAGCAGGCTGGATGATACTGTTCTTTTTTTCAAAGATAATCGATTACAGCCCTCCTTTCTTCACTTTCTAAAATTCCAATACTTCCAGCACAATATTTGTGCTGAAATGCACAAATAGAGCTGTTTCTCTGTGAAGTCAATATCCTTCAACATTAGCTCATTCAATAGATCCATTTGGAATGCactatctccctccctccctctctcttgcctGAGAGCTTCACAAGCAAAAATCTCATGGACATTTACCAAATAAAATCACTGGGGGAATAAAATGAAACAGCTGGAACAATAAATTATGTATAATGCATTGCCATACGAATTCTAATTGGATGACCCCATCCCATGTGGCCAAGTGACATGATGTTTCTGTTCTTACTCTAATGATAATATTAACTAATAATTAGAAAACTCAAATGTTATTTGAGAACTGAAAACATCCAACAATAGCCCCAAAGTCAAAGCATAAAGGCGGCCTAACTTGACACTATTGGGGATGTAATTGTGGGCACCTCATCAAGTGCAACAACTGGTGGACCCAGATGCACATCCTTGTTAAGTTCAATAAACTTTATATGAGCACCACAATGGATTAGTTTGCATACcatatcaaaccatggtttagtgctaaGTGCACAAGGATGAATGAGCCTGAGTAAACAATGCCTCTCTCCTCCTATGCAGTCAAGGACACCACTATTGTTTAGTTTCACTTCCAACGAATCCTGTCTTATATTATGTATGAACCAGAGATtgtgctttaaaacaaacaaagtcTGAGTtccatcaggggaaaaggtggagtggtgaagaagcagcagcagcagcagcagcagctgtgctttgaagttggcttgttagAAACTTATTTCCTACAGTCAGAAGTTAATTTCTACATAATGCTAAACTAGGAGTGTttgaatgaaaaatgaaaaatgaaatgttaGCAAAgtcctgctcctggctgcatgaaagaagaagggggagcagaGGGTATAAACCCAAAGCTTCACTTGAATTCATTCTAGCACATGTTCACAGcaccaaaccacagtttagtgttacgTGCAAACCAGTTCAGTGTAAATACAGGTGTGCATCCTGATTCACACTTGCAACAGTCACAGAAGGTTGTTACACCTGGTTGTgtaatcctgaagccatttatATATAATTAAATCTCATATTGGGAAATAACTATACATGGTTTGGTATAAATCCAGAATCCCTCAACCAACCAGccccaaaatataaaatataaatacccctcttagactgcaatcctaaacagtgTGATTTAATTTcatgtaaacatgcataagactgTGCTGCACAATGTCAAGCGAACAATGGAAGATCAGAAACAGTTCACAGAGAATATGGACAGTGGTGGTGGTAATATAATATCTATACACCAAACCTACAGAAAACATGTTTTGGAAAGGGAAAACTTATGATACTGTTTAACATCAACTAAAGTGGGTGGGAAATGAGTTCCACATTCCATCAGAAACTATGTGGGATTGTTtgttgaacaaaaacacattggCTTTAAACTCAAGAGAGCTATAAGCAAAGCTTTAGTAAACTAGCCACCTACGGGTATGGCACACTATCCATTATAGATGAATGCTATTCCCGTATGCCTAACATCTAGAACTGGGAACCATGGATCTAAATTGTGAGTTTGCACTTTGATATTTGATTCCCGCTTTTCCAACAGCAATGTTGAGCGCAAGGTGgctcacaataataataaaattaaaaaagagcaaATATTACTATCACTATAATCATAGCAAAACCACAACAGCCtataaataaggggggggggaatcaaacaaTTAATACCATTTGCACattaacataagaacataagaaataatccctctgctggatcaggccagttctCACTGACCTGTGGAAAGTCTGCTACCGGGACTGtacactgtggtttccagcaactggtattccagcaactgtggtttccagcaactggtattcagaggcataccgtCCCCAGCTGTGAAACCACAGCATAGTCATTGTGGGGAGTAGCAACTGATGGCCTTGCCATCCATTCATTTGTCTCAGCCACTGAAGCTAGTGGCCATCCTTACATCTTGCAGGAGCCAACCCTGTAGTTTAACTATGTCCTCCACACAGTACATAGCCTTCCCTTGTCCTTCCCATCATTCTTATATCCAGAGATAGCTGTGTCCCATTAACATACAAggaagcagctgctgcttctgcaaaaTTGTGCTTGGAATCAACTCTTTGTGGACAGAACAGTCGTACCTCGGTTCTTAAAtgccttgggagttgaacgttgcggctcccgaacgatcgaaaattggaagtgagtgttctggtttgcgaacattcttttggaagccaaacgtctggtgCAGCTTCCGCTATTTTTTTCTGGCATGCCTGCGCAATCaggaaccaatcagaagccgtgccttggtttctgaaccttttggaagtcaaacggacttccggaacagattccattcgacttccaaggtacgtctGTATATGGACTTTGTGGACTACACACTAATTGCCCACCGCAAAGCCCCATGCTTTGCACTACATGCTGTGCGTTTGTAGAACAGAATTGGCTGGGAAAATccaatttatttatctataaaaATATGTTCATTATCTCTATTCTTAAGAAACAAAACCAAAGCCATTTATAGCAAACATACATATCTACCATAAAAACCATGTAAAAATTTTAATTAGAGATCAACAAACTATGGCAAATAGATTTTTCTTAAATGGCTCCATAAGCATGGCAGCACAGAGGTTTTCAGCAGATGTTTAAGGATTGAAACAGAAGGTGGCCGCTGAATCGCTATTGGCAGAGCATCCCATAGAAATGGGTTGATGACCCTAAGCGCTCTGTTTCTTGCTGCTGTCAGATGAGCCTTGCCAACTCGGAGGATGACTAACCATGCTCCTGCAAAcgatctcagtgactgagctggAATACAAGTGTTTAGGCATTCTCTAAGATACCTAGGACCTACGTTTTTCAGGGCTCTGTAAATTCATACAATTATTTATGGACGTTGGAAACTATTGTCATCCTGGAAAGAGTTACCACTCTTAGAAGGAAAGCTTTAGCTCATAAACTGAAGTCACCAgatcttcttatttttattttaaagacatGGGCTTGGATCCTACATAAATCAACAAAATTTACAGTAGGTAAGTTTTCCATCCAAtctgccccccctgccccacctAAAAAAAACTCTCTGGGGGGTCAGGGGCCTTCCCTGACAGTGTGGGCTGGGGATAGCTGCTGCGTGGGGTAAGGAAGGGACAGGAAGCTTTCCTTCCATGAACTTCCTTTACTTAACTACCGTAATCTtccttgtatagggaagcttttaatgtttcatattttattatgtttttatatcagtTGGAAgtggcccagagtggctagggcaagccagtcagatgggcagggtacaaaataaaataatcataataatcataataataataatatggctcCAAGactgattttaattattctcccctccccacaacttcCCACCCCCATGCCCAACCCCACATTGCTCAGGAGGGTTCTACTGAACCTTCCTAGAGGGTTTTTCAGGACTTGTTGTGGCTGGGAGAGGAAGGGATAGATTACGTTCCTTAGAAATAATTGGAGAGGTCAAAGTCAAATTAATGTTAAGCGAATTCTTTTGTCATGTGCGCCTTCCTTCCCAGGTTCTTATACAGGGCTGGATTTGACAAAAGAGTTATGCTCGTGGGAGCTACTGCAACGAGTCTTGTAGCACCACAgggctttcccctctctcctccgcCCACACCTCCAAATTGGCTctgggggtcaggagaaccccagaaCATCATGTGTGAGGAGGTCAACTGTTTTGTCTGGCAAGCGGAAACTCTTGCACTGATAGAATGAGTAGAGGACCTGATCTAGGCCCAATTGCTGCGCGACGCAGGGATCAGGCCTGATCTGCCCGACTCCCACCTTTCACCACCATGAGTTGCTAGACTTGCAGATACAATGGTATCTCTGTCACTCAGTAGGTTCGGATCACTCTGTAATATCAGACTAAGCCCATTTAAATTAGCCACTCAAATTCCCAAGAAAATTACTATCCAAAAGTAAACATAGCATTTTCATAAATCTAATTCAGCCAACAACCTTTAACAGCCGTATATTTTCATTCAACATGCAGAAAATCTACAGCTTCGTCTATCACCATAATTTAGAAGTGTTTAAATTATAAACCTTGCACAATCTTATAAGGGTCCCTGCTAAAATTTGAATAAAGATAAGGTAGTAAAAAATTAAATTACCATGtcatatttattcaaatttgATGGGGACAGATAAAATTTTTCTAGGGGCTGGGTTGGGTCTTTGGCCCAGCAGATTATTATCTACAAACATCATGCCACACAAAAATATAAGCATTCCATTAGATAATCTGCACCTTTACTTAGCACTATCACACGGCTCCCCAAGAATACTCTTGGGATACAGAAGTGATGCTGTTTTGAACATTATTCTAGGGATTCAGGGAACCTTTGAAAGTCAGATGATGCTCAATTATGTCTACACTTAATTATCTACTGAGAGATAAGCAAGGCTTTTCCCACTACATAGAATCCCTTTGCACCTCCTTCTTGTGACGTGAGAGAACAAACCAGGAGGGCTTCGACAAACCGGAGCCTCCTGTTTTGTCTGAACCACCAAACTATTATTGCCAGTATCAGAACAATCCAGAATATTATTGAACTTGATTTAATACTCTGGCCTGTGTGAAGCTGGTAACTGTAGTTTCCCAATTCAGAAAAAAAAGGAAGCTATGGTCAATTAAGAAACTTCCTTGCTTAATCATGACTTGCATGAAGGGGTAATCAATGGGGTTTCGAGCATTGGGGTTGGGAGTGGGGGAAGGTTCACTCATATCTCAGCTTATTAAGCAGGGATGTGATCATCCAAACGCAGCTACTGTGGCTGACAATAGTGTGTGCTGGCAGAATTAAAGATAATCCCAAGTTAAACAAGCTAGCTGGCAATGTAATTTGACTCTGTTCTGAAAATTATATCTAACAATAAAGAGCACAAGCCAGTTTCTATGTGTAATCAGTTGGCCCTTTCAGCTGAGAAAACTGCCAAAAATGACACTAATTATCACCGAGCATGATGATATATTTGACTTTATTCACTAACAATACAGCTGAGATAGCAAACCATTGTCCGGTATGAAAGGAATTTGTTATCTCCCAGTGGCAATTTTACACCTGGGCTTCTCTCAGGCTTGCTCCTTCTCGTGCATGAATATTGCCATTTTGGCTGCATAAGAACTGGCACTTGCAGAACTGAGTTCACGGTTAGCAAATGATGCACTGCACCCTTCCAGTGCAATCTCTGTGTGTGACAAAGGGCAAAGCTAAATGCTTTCCCACGCTCCCCAGCACAGCGCTGCAATGCTCACAGGGATTATCCTGCGAAGGAGTAGCTAACTTTGCCCCCCAGGACATCCCCATGCTTGGTTCTGAGGAACTTGCTATATGGATTGCTCAGCCTTCATTGGTCCTCATAATCAGGGTGTGCCAGCACAGAGTGAAACACTCTGAGTATCTGCACAGGAGTGCCTGCTCCTAGGCAGTTTAAGCCCCCACAGAGTATTTTTTGAGGGAGCTGAGCCCCTTCAATATTCAGAGGGTGTTCAGTTCTGCCTCATGGCTCCTCATAGCATTGCACAATGTCAGGCTGTCACATAACTTATCCACATGATGTTGCAGAATCATGTACATGACATCATGCAGTGTCACGCATGAGCCCCCTCAATCCTCTTAAGATGGCGCCTGTGACCGCAGATGTCTGAAGCACTGACAAAGCACACCTGATCCCTTGAATTTGAACCACACAACACATTGCCCACAGACAGTGTGCGTTCATGTGTGGCCTATCAATGATTGCCCCTACCCCCTTTATGCCTGAATCCAAGACAATACAGTGGTCAAGGAAAGTAGCCACAGTGCTGAGTGAAGCCAAGGGCCAGGCCCATCAGTGATATTGCCTTCAGAGTGGTTAGAGTTGCACACTGATGCCTTATATCCACAAATCCTCTGTATACAGCTAAAAACTAGTGAGGTCTCGTGGTTAGAACGTTAGACTTCTACAATGGAGACTTGGTTTCCAATAGCCGCTCAGCCAGGAAGCTTGACTTCACTCAACTTCCGCATCCACTTTCTGTTTTTAGGATAAGACACAGCTAGACGAGTAACAAAAATGTGTGCACAGTTCTCCATTATGAATGAGCTGAAGGCTTAGCTCAGGAAGGCTGACAGTGTTTGCCAAATTGTAAAGGCTCAGAAAGAACGTTCTATACTTAGCATCTTTAGAGCTGGTTAAAAATAATACTAGAACTGAAAACATTGTTTCCTCAGGTGGATGTGGGTGCCTGCAGAATGCATGAGTGTAGCTCTCTTAATGGATTTTCCCACATTTTTTCCTTCACAAGGGCTGTGACCCTACAGCTGGGGAAGGCAGTCATTCCAACTGCAGCTTTGTGTCTATCCAAATAACTTAAGGGCAAATTTTCTTCAAGGGAATTTCAAAACATAAGAATATGCTTCAAATGAAGTTTAATGTCGGGCGCTAACAGTTTGTTATGTAGAACTATGTGTTAATttccccactgatttcaattggATTACAGATTTGCCTCATCTtttctcccagaatgccttgcagTGACCCATTTGTATCTTCCATCTTTGACTGGCCTTCAGTGCTAGGCCATTCAGCAACTTAATTGACTGCTGTTTTTCTGAGACATTCAAGGAGATGTGGAATATAACTGTTCCAAGCTTTCTAACCATCAGTGCTTGCTTGGCTTTATGCCCCAGACATAATAAATAGCAAATAGAGTTGTTAAGAGAGGCAGTAACCATTATGTGAAGAGATATTTTCCATCCTTACAGATATGCAGTGGAAGAGAGAACTATAAAATAACTGTGAGTCACTGCCTAaccgtattttttattttttggggtcTGTAACTGATTTCTGAGGCCACAACCAAACAGCAGCTTCCGCTGGGGACTGTACCACTAAGcaggaagtggggggaaatggtaTCTTGAGGAAGAGGCACCAGGTAGCTAATACCACAGCTGACTTGCACTGTAACACCTGCATCTCATAATGTGGACTGCAGATATTAGGAATGTTTATCCAGTGTATTTGCACTTGCAACCATCTCCATCCTGAAGAACCCCATGTTACCAATATTCTAGCATTCTTTCCAATTCTGCATATCTGCCTTCTTATCTACACTGTAAGATAAGGCTTTTCTagtctttgcttttatttttttacttttctggTCTTTGCTTTTATCTTTTTCGTTCTCATTTTCAGTTGCCTTCACTCGTTCTCAGTTATGTCAACACTGACTGACTACGCTTGAAATTCTATGAACACTTACATGGGAACAAGCTCTACATCAAGACTTACTACATTGTGGCATCCCTTGATCTACAAGGTGATTGCTGATTGGCTACGATCATCAATCTGACTAATCTCAGAAGGAGAAAGAAGCAAtttcagttacacacacacaaaataaaagaaCATGTTGCTGTCctagattttttaaaactctAAAATTTGACACAGGGAGGCAGTAGAGCAAGGGGAGGAAGACTGAGGTGCAATGACTGAGCCCGTTGAGACCAAGTGCCTACGATGAAGAGAGATGTGAAACAAGCCATCAGGTCACAGTGCTTTCCTTAGCCACAACTCAAGTGTCAGACAAGCATACCAGCAAATCAAAGGTTGCTCAAGTTCATCCATCTTACCTCTCCCT from Podarcis raffonei isolate rPodRaf1 chromosome 4, rPodRaf1.pri, whole genome shotgun sequence includes these protein-coding regions:
- the STARD13 gene encoding stAR-related lipid transfer protein 13 isoform X3, whose translation is MKLDVNFQRKKSEDSDEEDLCAISNKWTFQRTSRRWSRVDDIDTLLHQSDKHGSLGDIKMKITTSSESVLTDLSEPDVSSIHSESSGGSDHRSHSGASNLLRETFDCSGQYCVENTLLHNSTSVGTTPYHPPEDSHHLGNEKPTRTRAKTFLKRMETLKAKGAHGKLKGSTRTSNLVIGRPVLQHEPKALKDMQCVQIGNGNLQNIASQNAVKQTFPFSAKSSSESSQSEISSSGISTPSLKERKYHESNKRGGMYLEDLDVLAGAALRQVIDQNRRNEFHSQENLVVHIPKDHKPGTFPKALSIESLSPTDSSNRVNWRTGSMSLSNQKCSTPKESNPLAICPKESRVSIYDNVPGSHLYASTGDLLDLERENLFPHLDDILQQVNGLQESVDDWSKNILPELKNNDLSIGECGSLSFRSPVKIALDFEQNSVSDGRTTPSDMDRDGTSLNESEATGVRDRRDSGVGASLTRPNRRLRWHSFQISHQLCHAIGSLQISSQSAAQLNLLQKFSLLRLTAIMEKYSMSNKHGWTWSVPKFMKRMKVPDYKDKNIFGVPLIVHVQRTGQPLPQSIQQALRYLRNNCLDQVGLFRKSGVKSRIQALRHMNESSPENVNYEDQSAYDVADMVKQFFRDLPEPLLTSKLGETFLHIYQYVPKEQRLQAVQAAIMLMSDENREVLQTLLCFLNDVTSVEENQMTPMNIAVCLAPSLFHLNLVKKESSPRVIQKKYATGKPDQKDLSENLAATQGLAHMIAECDKLFEIPHDMVTQSRNSYVEAEVHAPTLVELGKQMDEEGGNYRTYLESLIQSLCKEAKEKFKGWVTCSSAENTDLCYKKVGDGNPLRIWKASVEVEAPPSVVLNRVLRERHLWDEDFLQWKVIETLDKQTEVYQYVLNSMAPHPARDFLVLRTWRTDLPKGMCILVAVSVEHEEAPLMGGVRAVVMDSQYLIEPCGSGKSRLTHICRVDLKGHSLEWYNKGFGHLCAAEVANIRNSFQPLIAEGPETKI